One segment of Brassica napus cultivar Da-Ae chromosome C3, Da-Ae, whole genome shotgun sequence DNA contains the following:
- the LOC106427710 gene encoding ribosome biogenesis regulatory protein homolog isoform X1, producing the protein MDTEMDQIYQIDVGNLLAFNPNHRFSSAPSSREELVKECVTEGTKLVQAIADTLFNFPSTESVDGPLVQLPPPTTKLPREKHLPRPKPPTKWEEFALKKGIQKRKKDKIVYDETTDKFKRRHGYDRVKDDNDIPIIEAKASDEPGEDPFAKRLDDKKKRVDKQQQNRLQNLKSAAKAGALPSHVQLAASALPITGTKAQPKKLGKEELGDVAGLAATSTASGGKFDKKLPGEKPTKKQGKHHRYLPVVPRYGWVDEEKEQTNKVLGKLLSKHSHEILNVGKAINMYNDKKEKKKSGRSDKLKPKKDITKKKPYANKANK; encoded by the exons ATGGACACGGAGATGGACCAAATCTACCAGATCGATGTCGGAAATCTTCTCGCTTTCAATCCAAACCACCGCTTCTCTTCTGCTCCTTCTTCAAG AGAGGAGCTTGTGAAGGAATGCGTTACGGAGGGAACAAAACTGGTTCAGGCGATAGCTGATACTCTTTTCAACTTTCCTTCTACTGAGAGTGTTGATGGTCCCCTTGTCCAGTTGCCTCCTCCTACCACCAAACTCCCTAGAGAGAAACAT CTTCCTAGGCCCAAGCCTCCTACAAAGTGGGAAGAGTTTGCTCTTAAGAAAG GTATACAGAAGCGCAAGAAGGACAAGATTGTATACGACGAGACCACTGATAAGTTTAAGCGTCGTCATGGTTACGACCGTGTTAAAGACGATAACGATATTCCCATTATTGAGGCAAAGGCATCAGATG AACCAGGAGAAGACCCTTTTGCCAAGAGACTGGATGACAAAAAGAAGAGAGTTGATAAGCAACAACAGAACCGTCTACAGAATTTGAAGTCAGCTGCAAAAGCTGGTGCTTTACCAAG CCATGTCCAACTTGCTGCAAGTGCATTGCCTATAACAGGCACCAAAGCTCAGCCAAAGAAACTTGGAAAAGAGGAGCTTGGAGATGTGGCGGGTTTAGCCGCTACTTCAACAGCTAGTGGTGGAAAATTCGATAAAAAGTTGCCTGGAGAGAAACCTACTAAGAAGCAAGGCAAACACCACAGG TATTTACCGGTTGTACCGAGGTATGGGTGGGTTGACGAGGAAAAAGAACAGACTAATAAAGTACTTGGCAAGTTATTATCAAAGCACTCACATGAGATCCTCAATGTTGGAAAG GCGATAAACATGTACAATGACAAGAAGGAGAAAAAGAAGTCGGGAAGATCAGACAAGTTGAAACCTAAGAAAGACATCACCAAGAAGAAGCCTTATGCCAACAAAGCTAACAAGTGA